One region of Lactobacillus johnsonii genomic DNA includes:
- a CDS encoding sigma-70 family RNA polymerase sigma factor yields MLEKSQGQDIDRLAFKKILWHTLDELRKIRRREERSEEINNELEFKKEKVEWDNLIILKDKVKELNGIEKLVFFEHLLAQKEITNLVEVAGCSRQTLQRVKKGLLLKLKNALKN; encoded by the coding sequence ATGCTTGAGAAGAGTCAGGGTCAAGATATTGATCGGCTGGCCTTTAAGAAGATTCTTTGGCATACGTTAGATGAGTTAAGAAAGATTCGACGCCGCGAAGAAAGAAGCGAAGAGATAAATAACGAGCTTGAATTTAAGAAAGAAAAAGTCGAATGGGATAACTTAATAATTTTGAAAGATAAAGTCAAGGAATTAAATGGAATTGAAAAACTAGTGTTTTTTGAACACTTACTCGCACAAAAAGAAATTACAAATTTGGTTGAAGTGGCGGGATGTTCAAGGCAAACTTTGCAGAGAGTGAAGAAGGGCTTGCTCCTTAAATTGAAAAACGCCTTGAAGAATTAA